One Burkholderia cepacia genomic window carries:
- a CDS encoding LysR substrate-binding domain-containing protein yields the protein MRRLPNFVLLRAFEAAARLHSFALAAQELHLTPSAISHQVKELEQYFGRALFIRRNRRIEPTPEALRLVDTLGRVFSVIESACAEVSLAPASQVLAVHCAPSFAVKWLGPRLPAFAQLHPRITIRLSTGPEPLDLTRVQDVDVAISYGSAPNRPGIHTVSLGRERHVPMCAPRLLHEASDVRQLLDQATLIDTTLSAVTWRDWFNANDMPMPDRPRPSFDRAALAVAAAVDGMGLVLESVRFAERELARGDLVEIGGPSFVQFERETHFVSCRSSELHLPKLVAFRQWLLDEAGGEPDAPAR from the coding sequence TTGCGCAGACTGCCTAATTTCGTGCTGTTGCGGGCCTTCGAAGCAGCCGCCCGGCTGCACAGCTTCGCGCTCGCCGCGCAGGAACTGCACCTGACCCCGTCCGCAATCAGCCATCAGGTCAAGGAGCTGGAGCAATACTTCGGCCGCGCGTTGTTCATCCGGCGCAATCGCCGAATCGAGCCGACGCCGGAAGCGCTGCGCCTCGTCGACACGCTGGGCCGCGTGTTCAGCGTGATCGAATCGGCTTGCGCCGAAGTGTCGCTGGCGCCGGCGTCACAGGTGCTCGCCGTGCATTGCGCGCCCAGCTTCGCCGTGAAGTGGCTGGGCCCGAGGCTGCCGGCGTTCGCTCAACTCCATCCGCGCATCACCATTCGACTGTCGACCGGCCCTGAGCCGCTCGATCTCACACGAGTCCAGGATGTCGACGTCGCGATTTCATATGGAAGCGCGCCCAACCGGCCGGGAATCCACACGGTGTCGCTCGGGCGCGAGCGTCACGTGCCGATGTGCGCGCCGCGCCTGCTTCACGAAGCGAGTGACGTCCGACAACTGCTCGATCAGGCGACGCTTATCGACACGACGTTGAGCGCCGTGACGTGGCGTGACTGGTTCAACGCAAACGACATGCCGATGCCCGATCGGCCGCGGCCTTCGTTCGACCGCGCCGCGCTTGCGGTTGCCGCGGCGGTCGACGGGATGGGGCTCGTGCTCGAAAGCGTCCGCTTCGCCGAGCGCGAGCTCGCGCGGGGCGACCTCGTCGAAATCGGCGGGCCGTCCTTCGTCCAGTTCGAGCGCGAAACGCACTTCGTGTCATGTCGCAGCAGCGAGCTGCACTTGCCGAAGCTGGTGGCGTTCCGGCAATGGCTGTTGGACGAGGCGGGCGGAGAACCGGATGCGCCGGCGCGTTGA
- a CDS encoding porin → MKHTKVAVAAALACAAACAPAVSHAQSSVTLYGILDAGITYVNNTGGSHVVKFDDGVAYGNRFGLKGTEDLGGGLKAVFTLESGFHLGNGQLGFGGAEFGRQAYVGLQNDWGTLSFGNQLDITNELVSIYNISAWGSGYAIHQGDFDRFNGDRLPNSVKFLSNDLSGFKFGAMYSFGNVAGNFHRNSAWSAGASFTKGDFSIGAAYTRLNNPNGIYAFDPYAMIGTHTFLGQQTVTVDPATGARTDLFANTPMDVDSQGTFGIGTSYTIGKLTLDGNFSYTTIKGFGQSSHMQVYEGGGSYQFTPALSLIAGYQHTRFEGHHWNQGTAGLHYMLSKRTDVYISGDYLRASQGVDAVIGYSFTPSTTQTQADVRIGMRHSF, encoded by the coding sequence ATGAAGCATACGAAAGTTGCCGTAGCCGCCGCGCTTGCATGCGCGGCGGCCTGCGCACCGGCAGTGAGCCATGCGCAGAGCAGTGTGACGCTGTACGGGATTCTCGACGCGGGCATCACGTACGTGAACAACACGGGCGGCTCGCACGTGGTCAAGTTCGACGACGGCGTCGCGTACGGAAACCGTTTCGGCCTGAAGGGCACGGAAGACCTCGGCGGCGGCCTGAAGGCCGTGTTCACCCTCGAGAGCGGCTTCCACCTCGGCAACGGGCAGCTCGGCTTCGGCGGCGCCGAATTCGGCCGGCAGGCGTATGTCGGCCTGCAGAACGACTGGGGCACGCTGTCGTTCGGCAACCAGCTCGACATCACGAACGAACTCGTGTCGATCTACAACATCTCCGCGTGGGGCAGCGGTTATGCGATCCACCAGGGCGACTTCGACCGCTTCAACGGCGACCGCCTGCCGAATTCGGTGAAGTTCCTGTCGAACGACCTCAGCGGCTTCAAGTTCGGCGCGATGTACTCGTTCGGCAACGTCGCCGGCAACTTCCACCGCAACAGCGCGTGGAGTGCGGGCGCGAGCTTCACGAAGGGCGACTTCTCGATCGGCGCGGCTTATACGCGCCTGAACAACCCGAACGGCATCTATGCGTTCGACCCGTACGCGATGATCGGCACGCATACGTTCCTCGGCCAGCAGACCGTCACCGTCGATCCGGCGACCGGCGCGCGCACCGACCTGTTCGCGAACACGCCGATGGATGTCGACAGCCAGGGCACGTTCGGCATCGGCACGAGCTACACGATCGGCAAGCTGACGCTCGACGGCAACTTCTCGTACACGACGATCAAGGGCTTCGGCCAGTCGTCGCACATGCAGGTCTACGAAGGCGGCGGCTCGTACCAGTTCACGCCGGCGCTGAGCCTGATCGCCGGCTACCAGCACACGCGCTTCGAAGGCCATCACTGGAACCAGGGCACGGCGGGCCTGCACTACATGCTGTCGAAGCGCACCGACGTGTACATCTCGGGCGATTACCTGCGCGCGTCGCAAGGCGTGGACGCGGTGATCGGCTACAGCTTCACGCCGTCGACGACGCAGACGCAGGCCGACGTGCGGATCGGGATGCGGCATTCGTTCTGA
- the betC gene encoding choline-sulfatase yields the protein MTNPTPNILILMADQLTPFALPAYGNRVARTPTLDRLAAQGVVFDAAYCASPLCAPSRFSLLTGKLPSGIGAYDNAAELPAQTLTFAHYLRAGGYRTMLSGKMHFCGPDQLHGFEERLTTDIYPADFGWVPDWDSPAERPSWYHNMSSVLDAGPCVRTNQLDFDDEVTFAAKQKLYDVARERAAGHDARPFCMVVSLTHPHDPYAITREYWDLYRDDEIDLPAVRLDAAESDPHSQRLRFVCENDRTPPTDEQIRAARRAYYGATSYVDTQFGSVLTALEQCGFADDTIVIVTSDHGDMLGERGLWYKMTFFEGGCRVPLIVHAPGRFGAARVRGPVSHVDLLPTLVDLAGAAPAGGWPDPVDGASLVPHLNGTPAHDVALGEYLAEGAVAPVVMIRSGDWKYVHCPADPDQLYHLGDDPRELTNLAGTLEAADVLAAFRAQAAQRWNLPELDRQVRASQRRRRFHYAATTQGRIHAWDWQPFTDASQRYMRNHIELDTLEAMARFPRVGR from the coding sequence ATGACGAACCCGACACCCAACATCCTGATCCTGATGGCCGACCAGCTCACGCCGTTCGCGCTGCCGGCCTACGGCAATCGCGTCGCGCGCACGCCGACGCTGGACCGTCTTGCCGCGCAAGGCGTGGTGTTCGACGCCGCCTACTGCGCGAGCCCGCTGTGCGCGCCGTCGCGTTTTTCGCTGCTGACCGGCAAGCTGCCGTCGGGGATCGGCGCCTACGATAACGCCGCCGAATTGCCGGCGCAAACGCTGACGTTCGCGCATTACCTGCGCGCGGGCGGCTACCGGACGATGCTGTCCGGCAAGATGCATTTCTGCGGGCCCGACCAGTTGCACGGCTTCGAGGAGCGGCTCACGACCGACATCTATCCGGCCGATTTCGGCTGGGTGCCCGACTGGGACAGCCCGGCGGAGCGGCCGAGCTGGTATCACAACATGAGTTCGGTGCTCGACGCGGGCCCGTGCGTGCGCACCAACCAGCTCGATTTCGACGACGAGGTCACGTTCGCCGCGAAGCAGAAGCTGTACGACGTCGCGCGCGAGCGGGCGGCCGGGCACGATGCGCGGCCGTTCTGCATGGTCGTGTCGCTGACCCATCCGCACGATCCGTATGCGATCACGCGCGAATACTGGGATCTCTATCGCGACGACGAGATCGACCTGCCGGCCGTGCGCCTCGACGCGGCGGAAAGCGACCCGCATTCGCAGCGGTTGCGCTTCGTCTGCGAGAACGACCGGACGCCCCCCACCGACGAACAGATCCGCGCCGCACGTCGCGCGTACTACGGCGCCACCTCGTACGTCGACACGCAGTTCGGCAGCGTGCTGACCGCGCTCGAACAGTGCGGATTCGCCGACGACACGATCGTGATCGTCACGTCCGACCATGGCGACATGCTCGGCGAACGCGGGCTCTGGTACAAGATGACGTTCTTCGAGGGCGGCTGCCGCGTGCCGCTGATCGTGCATGCGCCGGGCCGCTTCGGCGCCGCGCGCGTGCGCGGGCCGGTGTCGCACGTCGACCTGCTGCCCACGCTCGTCGACCTCGCCGGCGCCGCCCCCGCCGGCGGCTGGCCGGACCCCGTCGACGGTGCAAGCCTCGTGCCGCACCTGAACGGCACGCCGGCGCACGACGTTGCGCTCGGCGAATACCTCGCGGAAGGTGCGGTCGCGCCGGTCGTGATGATCCGCAGCGGCGACTGGAAGTACGTGCATTGCCCGGCCGATCCCGACCAGCTCTATCACCTTGGCGACGACCCGCGCGAGCTGACGAACCTCGCCGGCACGCTGGAAGCCGCGGACGTGCTCGCCGCGTTCCGTGCGCAAGCCGCGCAGCGCTGGAACCTGCCCGAACTGGACCGGCAGGTGCGCGCGAGCCAGCGGCGCCGGCGCTTCCATTACGCGGCGACGACGCAGGGCCGCATCCACGCGTGGGACTGGCAGCCGTTCACCGACGCGAGCCAGCGCTACATGCGCAATCACATCGAACTCGACACGCTCGAGGCGATGGCGCGCTTTCCGCGCGTCGGGCGCTGA
- a CDS encoding sugar phosphate isomerase/epimerase family protein yields MNKLGVHALVWEAGWSRDECARAIASTAETGFDFIEVPALDPASIDTEFTRRELERHGLGVTFSLGLDAQTDISSGDPTRAARGKAKLDDVLRVARDCGATHVCGILYSAFQKNAVPTTRTGVAMAADILGQVADTAAQYGITLGLEVVNRYESNVLNTASQGVELCDRIGRPNVKVHLDTYHMNIEESDIMSAIRDTGEHLGYFHIGDSHRGYLGSGNVDFTAVFRALVFSGYTGPITFESFSSRVVGQPLEGILAIWRNLWEDSRDLASHALAYTRVQLKSAQEALKQAERSRLP; encoded by the coding sequence ATGAACAAGCTTGGCGTACATGCACTGGTCTGGGAGGCCGGCTGGAGCCGCGACGAATGCGCGCGCGCAATCGCGAGCACGGCGGAAACCGGGTTCGACTTCATCGAGGTGCCGGCGCTCGATCCGGCGTCGATCGACACCGAATTCACGCGGCGCGAACTCGAGCGGCACGGCCTCGGTGTCACGTTTTCGCTCGGGCTCGATGCGCAGACGGACATTTCGAGCGGCGACCCGACGCGCGCGGCGCGCGGCAAGGCGAAGCTGGACGACGTGCTGCGCGTCGCGCGCGACTGCGGCGCCACGCACGTGTGCGGGATCCTGTATTCCGCATTCCAGAAGAACGCGGTGCCGACGACGCGCACCGGCGTCGCGATGGCCGCGGACATCCTCGGGCAGGTCGCGGACACGGCCGCGCAATACGGAATCACGCTCGGGCTGGAGGTCGTGAACCGCTACGAGTCCAACGTGCTCAATACCGCGTCGCAGGGCGTCGAGCTGTGCGATCGCATCGGCCGGCCGAACGTCAAGGTGCATCTCGACACCTATCACATGAACATCGAGGAGTCGGACATCATGTCGGCGATCCGCGATACCGGCGAACACCTCGGCTATTTCCACATCGGCGATTCGCATCGCGGCTATCTCGGCTCGGGCAACGTCGACTTCACGGCCGTGTTCCGCGCGCTGGTGTTCAGCGGCTATACGGGGCCGATCACGTTCGAGAGCTTTTCGTCGCGCGTCGTCGGCCAGCCGCTCGAAGGCATTCTCGCGATCTGGCGCAATCTGTGGGAAGACAGCCGCGATCTCGCATCGCATGCGCTGGCGTACACGCGCGTGCAGCTGAAGTCCGCGCAGGAGGCGTTGAAGCAGGCCGAACGGAGCCGTTTGCCGTGA
- a CDS encoding choline sulfate utilization transcriptional regulator: MSKSEPLPSMQALRAFESAARLASFTAAARELGSTQPAVSQQVFQLEAELGVPLFERSPRGVTLTADGECLYEAVRLSLDTLRGATATLRARREHGALTIVTDFGFATYWLMPRLAGLKRVMPDVDVRVVTSQDYDAQRDHGDIAILFGDGHWPSCTAARLFPESVTPVCSPAFRDAHPHVARADHLLALPLLHVQPTRPERWLSWSGWFDAHGLDTAAAARGVTFNSYALVIHAALLGEGVALGWAPLVDELVASGQLVKLVDAPVVTSRGYFLVRPPQRPEPDATHVFRRWLLDACACACAGAGAGAGV; encoded by the coding sequence ATGTCGAAATCCGAACCGTTACCGTCGATGCAGGCGCTGCGCGCGTTCGAATCGGCGGCCCGGCTCGCGAGCTTCACGGCTGCCGCGCGCGAGCTCGGCTCCACCCAGCCGGCCGTCAGTCAGCAGGTGTTCCAGCTCGAGGCCGAACTGGGCGTGCCGCTGTTCGAGCGCAGCCCGCGCGGCGTCACGCTGACGGCCGACGGCGAGTGCCTGTACGAAGCGGTGCGGCTGAGCCTCGACACGCTGCGCGGCGCCACCGCGACACTGCGGGCGCGCCGCGAGCACGGCGCGCTCACGATCGTCACCGACTTCGGCTTCGCCACCTACTGGCTGATGCCGCGCCTGGCCGGGCTGAAGCGCGTGATGCCCGACGTCGACGTGCGGGTCGTCACGTCACAGGATTACGACGCGCAGCGCGACCACGGCGACATCGCGATCCTGTTCGGCGACGGCCACTGGCCGTCGTGCACGGCCGCGCGGCTCTTTCCGGAATCGGTCACGCCCGTGTGCTCGCCCGCGTTCCGCGACGCGCACCCGCACGTCGCCCGGGCCGACCACCTGCTCGCGTTGCCGCTGCTGCACGTGCAGCCGACGCGCCCCGAGCGCTGGCTGTCGTGGTCCGGCTGGTTCGACGCGCACGGCCTCGACACGGCTGCCGCCGCGCGCGGCGTGACCTTCAACAGCTATGCGCTCGTGATCCATGCGGCGCTGCTCGGCGAAGGCGTTGCGCTCGGCTGGGCGCCGCTCGTCGACGAACTCGTCGCGTCCGGGCAGCTCGTGAAGCTCGTCGACGCGCCGGTCGTCACGTCGCGCGGCTACTTCCTCGTACGGCCGCCGCAGCGGCCCGAGCCGGACGCGACCCACGTGTTCCGGCGCTGGCTGCTCGACGCGTGCGCGTGCGCGTGCGCGGGCGCGGGCGCGGGCGCTGGCGTGTAA
- the purU gene encoding formyltetrahydrofolate deformylase, whose amino-acid sequence MSDVQRPDQFVLTLSCPSAAGQVAAVVGFLERHRCYVDALNVFDDDLSNHFFVRCVFHPTDETLQIDALRQEFGPIAADLGSDLQWAIHDVNARPKVLIMVSKLEHCLADLLFRWRMGELKMDIVGIVSNHPDFEPLAAQHGLPFRHFPITADTKAQQEAQWLDFFESSGAELVILARYMQVLSQETSAKLANRAINIHHSFLPGFKGAKPYHQAHARGVKLIGATAHFVTDDLDEGPIIEQVVERVDHALRPEQLLAVGRDVECITLARAVKAFIERRVFLNGDRTVVFS is encoded by the coding sequence ATGAGCGACGTCCAACGTCCCGATCAATTCGTCCTGACGCTGTCGTGCCCGAGCGCGGCCGGCCAGGTCGCCGCCGTCGTCGGCTTTCTCGAGCGCCATCGCTGCTACGTCGATGCGCTGAACGTGTTCGACGACGATCTCAGCAACCATTTCTTCGTGCGCTGCGTGTTTCATCCGACCGATGAAACGCTGCAGATCGATGCGCTGCGCCAGGAATTCGGGCCGATCGCGGCCGACCTCGGCAGCGACCTGCAATGGGCGATTCACGACGTGAATGCACGGCCGAAGGTGCTGATCATGGTGTCGAAGCTCGAGCACTGCCTCGCGGATCTGTTGTTCCGCTGGCGGATGGGTGAGCTGAAGATGGACATCGTCGGCATCGTGTCGAACCATCCCGACTTCGAGCCGCTGGCCGCACAGCACGGGCTGCCGTTCCGCCACTTCCCGATCACGGCCGATACGAAGGCGCAGCAGGAAGCGCAATGGCTCGACTTCTTCGAGTCGAGCGGCGCCGAACTCGTGATCCTCGCGCGCTACATGCAGGTGCTGTCGCAGGAGACGAGCGCGAAGCTCGCGAACCGCGCGATCAACATCCATCATTCGTTCCTGCCCGGCTTCAAGGGCGCGAAGCCATATCACCAGGCGCATGCGCGCGGCGTGAAGCTGATCGGCGCGACCGCGCACTTCGTCACCGACGATCTCGACGAAGGCCCGATCATCGAGCAGGTCGTCGAGCGCGTCGATCACGCGCTGCGTCCCGAGCAACTGCTCGCGGTGGGGCGCGACGTCGAATGCATCACGCTCGCGCGTGCGGTGAAGGCGTTCATCGAGCGCAGGGTGTTCCTGAACGGCGACCGGACGGTGGTGTTTTCGTAG
- a CDS encoding FMN-dependent NADH-azoreductase has product MARLLYIECSPRKRDSASIDICRAFLDAYRAAHPADSVDTLDVWDLALPEFDGDALAAKYAGLSGAALTPAQASAWARIEALAAPFHAADKLLFGIPLWNFGIPYKLKHLIDVISQKDVLFTFDGTGFAGKLAGRKAAVVYARGLDYASPGSFTPAREYDLQRPYVEMWLKFVGVTDVQGIVVEKTLLGDDGRTGRRAAAEAARALARKF; this is encoded by the coding sequence ATGGCTCGACTGCTCTATATCGAATGCTCGCCGCGCAAGCGCGATTCCGCATCCATCGACATCTGCCGCGCCTTTCTCGACGCGTACCGCGCAGCCCACCCGGCGGATAGCGTCGACACGCTCGACGTCTGGGATCTCGCGTTGCCGGAATTCGACGGCGACGCGCTGGCGGCCAAGTACGCGGGGCTCTCGGGCGCCGCGCTGACGCCGGCCCAGGCGTCGGCCTGGGCGCGCATCGAGGCGCTCGCCGCGCCGTTTCATGCGGCCGACAAGCTGCTATTCGGCATCCCGCTGTGGAATTTCGGCATCCCGTACAAGCTCAAGCACCTGATCGACGTCATTTCGCAGAAGGACGTGCTGTTCACGTTCGACGGCACGGGGTTCGCCGGCAAGCTCGCCGGCAGGAAGGCGGCGGTCGTCTATGCGCGCGGGCTCGATTACGCGTCGCCGGGATCGTTCACGCCGGCGCGCGAATACGATCTGCAGCGGCCTTATGTCGAGATGTGGCTGAAGTTCGTCGGCGTGACCGACGTGCAGGGCATCGTGGTCGAGAAGACGCTGCTCGGCGACGACGGCCGAACAGGTCGGCGCGCCGCGGCGGAAGCGGCGCGCGCGCTGGCGCGCAAGTTCTGA
- the choX gene encoding choline ABC transporter substrate-binding protein, whose protein sequence is MERQCNAAIRIGAALAAAACVMTTQAAHAADPQTCGDVKMAAPGWTDIDATNAMAGVVLKALGYRQDVANLSVPITYQGLKKGQVDVFLGNWMPAQAPLVKPFVDEKSIDVLHANLSGAKFTLAVPDYVAAAGVHTFADLARHADRFGGKIYGIEPGAPANQNIKRLLSNHVLGSANWSLVESSETGMLTQVERAVRDKRWIVFLAWEPHLMNTKFHLTYLSGGDAYFGPNYGGATVNTVTRAGFAGQCANLARLFRQMTFSVDVENRMIADMLNNKTPAPLAAQHALKAEPSLVAGWLDGVTTAAGAPGLPAVRAALEGR, encoded by the coding sequence ATGGAACGGCAATGCAATGCAGCAATCCGGATCGGCGCGGCGCTCGCCGCGGCCGCCTGCGTGATGACGACGCAGGCCGCGCACGCGGCCGACCCGCAGACATGCGGCGACGTGAAGATGGCGGCGCCCGGCTGGACCGACATCGATGCGACGAACGCGATGGCGGGCGTCGTGCTGAAGGCGCTCGGTTATCGGCAGGACGTGGCGAACCTGTCGGTGCCGATCACGTACCAGGGGCTCAAGAAAGGGCAGGTCGACGTGTTCCTCGGCAACTGGATGCCCGCGCAGGCGCCGCTCGTGAAGCCGTTCGTCGACGAGAAGTCGATCGACGTGCTGCACGCGAACCTGAGCGGCGCGAAGTTCACGCTCGCGGTGCCCGACTACGTGGCCGCCGCCGGCGTGCATACGTTCGCCGATCTCGCGCGCCATGCGGACCGCTTCGGCGGCAAGATCTACGGGATCGAGCCCGGCGCGCCCGCGAACCAGAACATCAAGCGGCTGCTGTCCAACCATGTGCTCGGATCCGCGAACTGGTCGCTCGTCGAATCGAGCGAGACGGGCATGCTCACGCAGGTCGAGCGCGCGGTGCGCGACAAGCGCTGGATCGTGTTCCTCGCGTGGGAGCCGCACCTGATGAACACGAAGTTCCACCTGACCTACCTGTCGGGCGGCGATGCGTATTTCGGCCCGAACTACGGCGGCGCGACGGTCAATACGGTCACGCGTGCCGGGTTCGCCGGCCAGTGCGCGAACCTGGCGCGGCTGTTCCGGCAGATGACGTTCTCCGTCGACGTCGAGAACCGGATGATCGCCGACATGCTGAACAACAAGACCCCGGCGCCGCTTGCTGCCCAGCATGCATTGAAGGCCGAGCCGTCGCTCGTCGCGGGCTGGCTGGACGGCGTGACGACGGCAGCCGGCGCACCGGGCCTGCCGGCCGTGCGCGCGGCGCTGGAGGGCCGCTGA
- a CDS encoding nucleoside/nucleotide kinase family protein, translating to MSGAIAGEQLIDFTALADHLRRTQRATRRVVAIAGPPGAGKSTFAERLRADLDARAPCSAAVLAMDGFHFDDRVLIARGHRARKGAPHTFDVDGLAVLLGRLRADDGRDIAVPVFDRDLEIARAGAAIVPASTRLVLVEGNYLLLDAPPWRALRPLFDVTVMLDLPRSVLAERLARRWQRYGMDAAAVRAKLDGNDLVNVDTVLSHSVPADFRVRND from the coding sequence GTGAGCGGCGCGATCGCCGGCGAGCAGCTGATCGATTTCACCGCGTTGGCCGATCATCTGCGCCGGACGCAGCGCGCGACGCGACGCGTCGTGGCGATTGCGGGGCCGCCGGGCGCCGGCAAGAGCACGTTCGCGGAGCGACTGCGCGCCGATCTTGACGCGCGCGCGCCGTGCTCGGCGGCCGTGCTCGCGATGGACGGCTTCCATTTCGACGATCGCGTGCTGATTGCGCGCGGCCACCGCGCGCGCAAGGGGGCGCCGCATACGTTCGACGTCGACGGCCTCGCGGTGCTGCTCGGCCGGCTGCGCGCGGACGATGGCCGTGATATCGCGGTGCCGGTATTCGACCGCGATCTGGAAATCGCGCGGGCCGGCGCCGCGATCGTGCCGGCGTCGACACGGCTCGTGCTTGTCGAAGGCAACTACCTGCTGCTCGACGCGCCGCCGTGGCGCGCGCTGCGCCCGCTGTTCGACGTGACGGTGATGCTCGACTTGCCGCGGTCCGTACTCGCCGAGCGGCTGGCCCGCCGGTGGCAGCGGTATGGGATGGATGCGGCCGCGGTGCGTGCGAAGCTCGACGGCAACGATCTCGTCAACGTCGACACGGTGCTGTCGCACAGCGTGCCGGCCGACTTCCGCGTTCGCAACGACTGA
- a CDS encoding ABC transporter permease, which yields MRMRFPRPAAAPLIPADVAGLLGFLALVVAAMSVASDQFLKGGTFVSIAFQLPELGLFTLAMLMPLISGGFNLAVTFTANIAGLAMAWVIQSHGGADAGVGTIALGMLAALATGAAAGWLMGAVIAHTGASPILVSLSAMIFLRGLGEFLTRGGDISGFPPLVRAMGNGLWLGVPVPLWIFAGCALGLHVLMTYSRLGFVTRMIGSNVDATRYAGIATARAITRVYMLSGLMCGVAGIVMLSRFNSVRVGHGEAFLLISVLACFLGRVDPFGGFGRVVPVVIALVILQVIASGLNLLGASQHLATALWGAFLLAVMLARWAWAHGVDPSVRRLRAGFRARRPGTPSTKGE from the coding sequence ATGAGGATGCGTTTTCCCCGGCCCGCTGCGGCGCCGCTGATTCCGGCGGACGTCGCCGGCCTGCTCGGTTTTCTCGCGCTCGTCGTCGCCGCGATGAGCGTCGCGTCGGACCAGTTCCTGAAGGGCGGCACGTTCGTGTCGATCGCGTTCCAGCTTCCCGAGCTGGGACTCTTCACGCTGGCGATGCTGATGCCGCTGATCTCCGGCGGCTTCAACCTCGCGGTGACGTTCACGGCCAACATCGCCGGGCTTGCGATGGCATGGGTGATCCAGTCGCACGGCGGCGCGGACGCCGGCGTCGGCACGATCGCGCTCGGCATGCTCGCCGCGCTCGCGACAGGCGCGGCGGCCGGCTGGCTGATGGGCGCGGTCATCGCGCATACGGGCGCGAGTCCGATTCTCGTGTCGCTGTCGGCGATGATCTTTCTGCGCGGGCTCGGCGAATTCCTGACGCGCGGCGGCGACATCTCCGGATTCCCGCCGCTCGTGCGCGCGATGGGCAACGGCCTGTGGCTCGGCGTGCCGGTGCCGCTGTGGATCTTCGCGGGCTGCGCGCTCGGCTTGCATGTGCTGATGACGTATTCGCGGCTCGGCTTCGTGACGCGGATGATCGGCTCGAACGTCGACGCAACGCGCTATGCGGGGATCGCGACCGCGCGCGCGATCACGCGCGTCTACATGCTGTCCGGGCTGATGTGCGGCGTCGCGGGCATCGTGATGCTGTCGCGGTTCAATTCGGTGCGGGTCGGGCACGGCGAAGCGTTCCTGCTGATTTCCGTACTCGCGTGCTTCCTCGGGCGCGTCGATCCGTTCGGCGGGTTCGGCCGCGTCGTGCCGGTCGTGATCGCGCTGGTGATCCTGCAGGTGATCGCGTCCGGGCTCAACCTGCTCGGCGCGAGCCAGCACCTTGCCACCGCGCTGTGGGGCGCGTTCCTGCTTGCCGTGATGCTCGCCCGCTGGGCATGGGCGCACGGTGTTGACCCTTCCGTTCGCCGACTACGCGCGGGGTTCCGCGCTCGGCGGCCCGGCACACCTTCGACGAAAGGAGAATGA
- a CDS encoding LysR substrate-binding domain-containing protein, which produces MNAPLDTALLHTFVTVADARSFTGAGRRLHLSQSAVSAQVARLEEQAGCMLLMRNTRTVSLTDQGMLLLGYARAMLNLSAEARACLGGAGAPGRLRVGASDEFACGWLPDILRRFGARHRGLALELAVDVPGNLVQAFDAGRFDLVVGSRCERGERGIRLGAEPLVWAFARHEPLPDGALPLACIPEPCPFREAALTALARAEVASRIACVSPSMAGVKAAARAGFAVTPLPRSAIDDGLRELTAADGLPPLPSVEYVLMHDTGGALVRELAQTIRDEFEMRPLGSAVAAHARGAA; this is translated from the coding sequence ATGAATGCGCCACTTGACACCGCACTGCTCCACACCTTCGTCACGGTCGCGGACGCGCGCAGCTTTACCGGCGCGGGGCGCCGGCTGCATCTGAGCCAGTCCGCCGTCAGCGCGCAGGTCGCGCGGCTCGAGGAGCAGGCCGGATGCATGCTGCTGATGCGCAATACCCGCACCGTGTCGCTGACCGACCAGGGCATGCTGCTGCTCGGCTATGCGCGCGCGATGCTCAATCTCAGCGCCGAGGCCAGGGCTTGTCTCGGCGGCGCGGGCGCACCGGGGCGGCTGCGCGTCGGCGCGTCGGACGAGTTTGCGTGCGGCTGGCTGCCTGACATCCTGCGCCGCTTCGGCGCGCGTCATCGCGGGCTGGCGCTCGAGCTCGCCGTCGACGTGCCGGGCAATCTGGTTCAGGCGTTCGACGCGGGACGCTTCGATCTGGTGGTCGGCAGCCGTTGCGAACGCGGCGAGCGGGGCATCCGCCTCGGCGCCGAGCCGCTCGTGTGGGCGTTCGCGCGCCACGAGCCGTTGCCGGACGGCGCGCTGCCGCTCGCGTGCATTCCCGAGCCATGTCCGTTCCGCGAGGCGGCGCTCACGGCGCTCGCACGCGCCGAGGTCGCGTCACGCATCGCGTGCGTCAGCCCGAGCATGGCCGGCGTGAAGGCGGCGGCGCGGGCCGGGTTCGCGGTGACGCCGCTGCCGCGCAGCGCGATCGACGACGGGTTGCGGGAGCTGACGGCGGCGGACGGCCTGCCGCCGCTCCCGAGCGTCGAATACGTGCTGATGCACGATACCGGCGGCGCGCTCGTGCGCGAGCTCGCGCAGACGATCCGCGACGAGTTCGAGATGCGGCCGCTCGGCAGCGCGGTTGCCGCGCATGCGCGCGGGGCGGCTTGA